In Bacillota bacterium, the following proteins share a genomic window:
- a CDS encoding PIG-L family deacetylase: MRRWWPALAVLLAALLCVFLPPVGGGGRPRRATAAPRPLEVGRLGRRILVLAPHPDDEVVGAGGLIQTALRAGDQVWVAVATSGESSTPAAIRALHVLRPTPRDFALLGQIRRNESRAGTRVLGLPPSHLIFLGYADGSLTPLWVDSWNCRQPRVSGGTHVAYSLLDRGFDPHVAYCAPHLLDDLERLLRQVRPDAVILPDPADHHPDHAGLADFTWAAVLAYDRSRPAAAPEPSLYGYLVHYPDWPQRWGYDPAGQEAFPSTWTGGPVRLVRLPLAKPVTDGKERALLRYRSQLAVSPEFLESFVRRDELFTRRPLVLRLGPRWTELGQVRPLSSTFRVLRRGRGIPRIVRLSRYAGFAATLWARSSGPGRLEFRLSGRDVPMERLTLRFYAWQVRPGGPDRRLEFFWQQGRGRWFLEPGRGADGIRPAWSRAPGGLTWSCPSGDAPWQVAASLVEGGRLVGWTPWLAVSGPKTE, translated from the coding sequence TTGCGACGCTGGTGGCCGGCTCTGGCGGTGCTGTTGGCCGCGCTCCTGTGCGTCTTCCTGCCGCCGGTCGGGGGCGGCGGGCGGCCGCGCAGGGCGACGGCGGCACCGCGCCCGCTGGAGGTGGGACGCCTGGGCCGCAGGATCCTGGTCCTGGCGCCGCATCCCGACGACGAGGTGGTGGGGGCCGGCGGGTTGATCCAGACCGCGCTCCGCGCGGGCGACCAGGTCTGGGTGGCCGTGGCCACCAGCGGCGAGAGCTCCACCCCCGCCGCCATACGGGCGCTTCACGTCCTCCGGCCCACGCCCCGGGACTTCGCCCTGTTGGGGCAGATCCGCAGGAACGAGAGCCGCGCGGGTACCCGCGTCCTGGGTCTTCCGCCTTCGCACCTGATCTTCCTGGGCTACGCCGACGGAAGCCTGACGCCCCTCTGGGTGGACAGCTGGAACTGCCGCCAGCCGCGGGTCAGCGGCGGCACCCACGTCGCCTACAGCCTCCTCGACCGGGGCTTTGACCCCCACGTCGCCTACTGTGCGCCGCATCTGCTGGACGACCTGGAGCGGCTGCTCCGCCAGGTCCGGCCGGACGCCGTCATCCTGCCCGATCCGGCCGACCACCACCCCGACCACGCGGGCCTGGCCGACTTCACGTGGGCCGCCGTGCTGGCCTACGACCGGAGCCGCCCCGCGGCCGCACCGGAGCCGAGCCTCTACGGGTACCTGGTCCACTACCCGGACTGGCCGCAGCGGTGGGGATACGACCCTGCCGGCCAGGAAGCCTTCCCCAGCACGTGGACCGGCGGGCCGGTCCGCCTCGTCCGCCTGCCGCTGGCGAAGCCGGTCACGGACGGCAAGGAGCGGGCCCTGCTCCGCTACCGGAGCCAGCTGGCCGTCTCACCGGAGTTCCTGGAGTCTTTCGTCCGGCGGGACGAGCTCTTCACCCGGCGGCCCCTGGTCCTCCGCCTCGGCCCGCGCTGGACGGAGCTGGGGCAGGTGCGTCCGCTCTCTTCCACCTTCCGGGTGCTGCGGAGGGGGCGCGGCATTCCCCGCATCGTCCGGCTCAGCCGCTACGCGGGGTTCGCCGCCACGCTCTGGGCGCGGTCGTCCGGCCCCGGACGCCTCGAGTTCCGCCTCAGCGGCCGGGACGTGCCGATGGAGCGGCTCACGCTCCGCTTCTACGCCTGGCAGGTCCGCCCCGGAGGCCCGGACCGCCGGCTGGAGTTCTTCTGGCAGCAGGGGCGCGGCCGCTGGTTCCTCGAGCCGGGGCGGGGCGCGGACGGGATCCGGCCGGCCTGGAGCCGGGCCCCCGGCGGGTTGACGTGGTCCTGCCCGTCGGGCGACGCGCCCTGGCAGGTGGCGGCCAGCCTGGTGGAGGGGGGGCGCCTGGTGGGCTGGACGCCATGGCTGGCCGTCTCCGGCCCAAAGACGGAATGA
- a CDS encoding MFS transporter yields MEPGSSELTGRTGWVDAALAALQLGWVEAARSAALLAFLPFQAAHWVGVGAAGTIVSVAYLVDTAAKPVAGWWMRRHHRSILLAALLLLAAGSGLVATGRNLAMLGGGALLLGLGGAPVWPLALAQSGYAYQGQAGFGQGPTFTAWVAGSGIGYVSVLLLPHALARPLILALGLSAALLLPVTLRWAPRTACDEPENPPGGGGPRQEGVAAGLGSLPWAWVRPLLGPLVLMAGLAMVPGAFVPYLPRLLHILRPGARVALAAAAGSGLLLGFVGGGRISTSARPLLFLRASAALLALGFLLAAVSPTPAAWTPAAFAITAGYGAAVVTWNGWLTATMPAELGPAGLGLASSVEDAGFALGPGLAGLVLARAGFSGLLAMAAALGLLLFLLWFLPRPR; encoded by the coding sequence ATGGAGCCGGGCTCCAGCGAACTGACAGGCCGCACGGGGTGGGTCGACGCCGCGCTGGCGGCGCTCCAGCTGGGCTGGGTGGAGGCCGCGCGAAGCGCCGCCCTGCTGGCCTTTCTCCCCTTTCAGGCGGCCCACTGGGTCGGCGTCGGCGCCGCGGGCACCATCGTCTCGGTCGCCTACCTCGTCGACACCGCCGCCAAGCCCGTGGCCGGCTGGTGGATGCGACGGCACCACCGCAGCATCCTCCTGGCCGCCCTCCTCCTTCTGGCTGCAGGAAGCGGTCTCGTCGCCACCGGGCGGAACCTGGCCATGCTGGGCGGCGGTGCCCTGCTCCTGGGCCTCGGCGGCGCGCCCGTCTGGCCCCTGGCGCTGGCCCAGTCGGGCTACGCCTACCAGGGCCAGGCCGGCTTCGGCCAGGGGCCCACCTTCACCGCCTGGGTGGCCGGTTCGGGCATTGGCTACGTCAGCGTCCTGCTCCTGCCCCATGCGCTGGCGCGGCCGCTCATCCTCGCCCTCGGCCTGAGCGCCGCGCTCCTTCTGCCGGTGACGTTGCGCTGGGCTCCCCGCACCGCCTGTGACGAGCCGGAGAACCCGCCCGGCGGCGGGGGTCCCCGCCAGGAGGGCGTGGCCGCCGGGCTGGGCAGCCTCCCCTGGGCCTGGGTCCGGCCCCTTCTTGGGCCTCTCGTGCTGATGGCCGGGCTGGCCATGGTACCGGGGGCCTTCGTCCCCTACCTGCCGCGGCTTCTCCACATCCTCCGGCCGGGCGCCCGGGTGGCCCTGGCGGCGGCCGCGGGCTCCGGCCTCCTCCTGGGCTTCGTCGGGGGTGGCCGGATCAGCACCTCCGCGCGACCGCTCCTCTTCCTCCGCGCCAGCGCGGCGCTGCTGGCGCTGGGCTTCCTCCTCGCCGCCGTCTCGCCCACGCCCGCCGCCTGGACGCCGGCCGCCTTCGCCATCACCGCCGGCTACGGCGCGGCGGTGGTCACCTGGAACGGTTGGCTGACCGCGACCATGCCGGCGGAGCTGGGCCCCGCCGGCCTGGGGCTCGCCTCCAGCGTGGAGGACGCCGGCTTCGCCCTGGGACCCGGGCTGGCGGGCCTGGTGCTGGCTCGGGCCGGCTTCTCGGGCCTCCTGGCCATGGCGGCCGCGCTGGGCCTGCTCCTCTTTCTGCTCTGGTTCCTTCCGCGTCCTCGTTGA
- a CDS encoding type 1 glutamine amidotransferase domain-containing protein yields the protein MAVGRLDGQRIALLIGPGFEDSEALYPYYRLQEEGARVEVVAVERPGGSVVGKHGVPLTVDRDVAEARAAEYDALVLPGGRGPDAIRTNPDVLRFTRDFFDARKPVAGICHGPQILISADLVRGVRLTGYKSIAQDLKNAGALYEDRETVVDERVQLCWTPSTSTETGGRSPVIALATLVAGLGEPVGRELHQPQAAPATTRTARKMRSALPRRRRRRRRGPVRASARPGAGAAWACSPGSRS from the coding sequence ATGGCTGTGGGACGACTCGACGGCCAGAGGATCGCGCTTCTGATCGGACCGGGCTTCGAGGATTCGGAGGCGCTCTACCCTTACTATCGCCTCCAGGAGGAGGGCGCCCGCGTCGAGGTGGTGGCGGTCGAGCGGCCCGGCGGCTCGGTGGTCGGAAAGCACGGCGTGCCGCTCACCGTCGACAGGGATGTGGCCGAGGCGAGGGCGGCGGAGTATGACGCGCTGGTCCTGCCGGGCGGCCGCGGGCCCGACGCCATCCGCACCAACCCCGACGTGCTCCGCTTCACCCGCGACTTCTTCGACGCCCGGAAGCCCGTGGCGGGCATCTGCCACGGTCCCCAGATCCTGATCAGCGCCGACCTGGTCCGGGGGGTCCGCCTGACCGGCTACAAGAGCATCGCCCAGGATCTGAAGAACGCCGGCGCGCTCTACGAGGACCGCGAGACGGTGGTGGACGAGCGGGTGCAGCTGTGCTGGACGCCCAGCACCAGCACCGAGACCGGCGGCAGATCCCCGGTCATCGCCTTGGCCACGCTGGTGGCGGGGCTGGGCGAACCGGTGGGACGCGAGCTCCACCAGCCCCAGGCGGCGCCTGCGACGACCAGGACGGCCAGGAAGATGAGAAGCGCCCTGCCCCGCCGGCGCAGGCGACGACGGCGGGGCCCGGTCCGGGCCTCCGCGCGGCCGGGCGCGGGTGCCGCCTGGGCCTGCTCTCCCGGTTCTCGCTCGTAG
- a CDS encoding lactate utilization protein: MAAEPGWCTVTGEERVEAFRRRWEALGGRAVLAEEGREGVRAAVRRAVESLLAESAAAGGPASPGPAPVSADGPDGTPLAVLWDDPELAALDLAELLERLGLRAAVWRAQGSEEAAEAAARLRGQAARAVLGVTGASWAVAETGTVALSSDRGSGRLVSLLPPAHLAVVRRSRVVETVGEGFRLLMEEAGRRGGLPSAVHLISGPSMSADIEGELTVGVHGPGRVVAVIGEW, encoded by the coding sequence GTGGCGGCGGAACCGGGGTGGTGCACGGTGACGGGCGAGGAGCGGGTCGAGGCCTTCCGGCGGCGCTGGGAGGCGCTGGGCGGCCGCGCGGTCCTGGCCGAGGAAGGTCGGGAGGGTGTCCGCGCCGCGGTCCGCCGGGCGGTGGAAAGCCTGCTCGCGGAGAGCGCCGCGGCCGGCGGCCCCGCGAGCCCCGGCCCAGCCCCCGTCTCCGCCGACGGCCCGGACGGCACCCCGCTGGCCGTCCTCTGGGACGATCCGGAACTCGCGGCCCTCGACTTGGCCGAGCTCCTGGAGCGTCTCGGCCTCCGGGCCGCCGTCTGGCGCGCCCAGGGGTCGGAGGAAGCTGCGGAGGCGGCCGCGCGCCTCCGCGGCCAGGCCGCCCGGGCGGTGCTGGGCGTCACCGGCGCCTCCTGGGCGGTGGCCGAGACCGGGACGGTGGCGCTCAGCTCGGACCGCGGCAGCGGCCGGCTGGTCAGCCTCCTCCCGCCGGCCCACCTGGCCGTGGTCCGCCGCTCGCGGGTGGTGGAGACGGTGGGGGAGGGTTTCCGGCTCCTGATGGAGGAGGCGGGCCGGCGCGGGGGACTGCCCTCGGCCGTCCACCTGATCAGCGGCCCCAGCATGAGCGCCGACATCGAGGGGGAGCTGACGGTCGGGGTCCACGGGCCGGGACGGGTGGTGGCGGTCATCGGGGAATGGTGA
- a CDS encoding LutB/LldF family L-lactate oxidation iron-sulfur protein, whose protein sequence is MSGSLPLDRAPWTVRRSRGLLDPDLRRAATGATRRLQGSKEAAYAEYPQGEERRRRAVEAKRRAIRQLDALLERLTGQVEARGGHVFRARGPEEVAGYVLEVARRRSARQVVKSKSMATEEVELNARLEAGGLRVRETDLGEYIIQLAGERPAHILAPAAHKSRAQVRRLFEREAREAGEAPPAGESPEELTAFARRRLREEFLRAEIGITGGNFLVAETGTLVLFTNEGNGRMVTSLPPVHIAVVGVEKVVATWEDLADLIEQPPLSGVGQRLSSYVSLLSGPRHPGELDGPEEFHLILLDNGRSELLGTEFEDVLSCIRCGACLNACPVFRNVGGGHAYGSIYSGPIGVVLTPLLAGLEKAPELPKSLCSMCHACGEACPMEIDLPGHILRLRRQEAERGLEPRGYAAMLALWSRLWSSPSGFVLSARLGRLGQRAWERDGRLTGGPGPFSAWFVGRDMAPLARESFHEWWRRNRGGAR, encoded by the coding sequence GTGAGCGGCAGCCTGCCCCTGGACCGGGCTCCCTGGACCGTCCGACGGAGCCGCGGCCTCCTGGACCCCGACCTGCGGCGGGCGGCCACCGGCGCCACGCGCCGCCTCCAGGGGAGCAAGGAGGCCGCTTACGCCGAGTACCCCCAAGGCGAGGAGAGGCGCCGCCGCGCCGTGGAGGCGAAGCGGCGCGCCATCCGCCAGCTGGACGCCCTGCTGGAGCGGCTGACCGGGCAGGTGGAGGCGCGCGGCGGCCACGTCTTCCGCGCCCGCGGGCCCGAGGAGGTGGCGGGCTACGTCCTGGAGGTGGCGCGGCGCCGGTCGGCGCGGCAGGTGGTCAAGTCGAAGTCCATGGCCACCGAGGAGGTGGAGCTGAACGCGCGCCTGGAGGCCGGCGGCCTCCGCGTGCGCGAGACCGACCTGGGCGAGTACATCATCCAGCTGGCCGGCGAGAGGCCCGCCCACATCCTGGCCCCGGCGGCGCACAAGAGCCGCGCCCAGGTCCGCCGGCTCTTCGAGCGGGAGGCGCGGGAGGCGGGCGAGGCCCCGCCCGCGGGCGAGAGCCCGGAGGAGCTGACCGCCTTCGCCCGGCGGCGCCTGCGGGAGGAGTTCCTCCGGGCGGAGATCGGGATCACCGGGGGCAACTTCCTGGTGGCGGAGACCGGCACGCTGGTGCTTTTCACCAACGAGGGGAACGGGCGGATGGTCACCTCGCTGCCACCCGTCCACATCGCGGTGGTGGGCGTCGAGAAGGTGGTGGCCACCTGGGAGGACTTGGCCGACCTCATCGAGCAGCCGCCGCTGAGCGGCGTCGGGCAGCGGCTCTCTTCCTACGTGAGCCTGCTGAGCGGGCCGCGCCATCCTGGCGAGCTGGACGGGCCGGAGGAGTTCCACCTGATCCTCCTGGACAACGGGCGGAGCGAGCTCCTGGGCACCGAGTTCGAGGACGTCCTGAGCTGCATCCGCTGCGGCGCCTGCCTCAACGCCTGCCCCGTCTTCCGGAACGTGGGCGGGGGCCATGCCTACGGGAGCATCTACAGCGGCCCCATCGGCGTGGTGCTGACGCCGCTCCTGGCCGGCCTCGAAAAGGCGCCCGAGCTGCCGAAGTCGCTCTGCAGCATGTGCCACGCCTGTGGAGAGGCCTGCCCGATGGAGATCGACCTGCCCGGCCACATCCTCCGCCTCCGCCGCCAGGAGGCGGAGCGCGGCCTGGAACCCCGCGGCTACGCCGCCATGCTGGCGCTCTGGTCGCGCCTCTGGTCGAGCCCCTCGGGCTTCGTCCTCTCGGCGCGGCTGGGGCGGCTGGGACAGCGGGCCTGGGAGCGGGACGGCCGCCTGACCGGCGGGCCGGGCCCGTTCTCGGCCTGGTTCGTCGGCCGCGACATGGCGCCGCTCGCCCGGGAGAGCTTTCACGAGTGGTGGCGGCGGAACCGGGGTGGTGCACGGTGA
- a CDS encoding (Fe-S)-binding protein, whose protein sequence is MSGEAGAAGNGGTVDLFVSCMVDLFRPQAAVAALRLLERRGFRVRFPERQTCCGQFAFNAGHDREAAELGRRLVAAFEEAGDAAPVVALSGSCAAMVRAELPGLLEREARERGESGVEASSWGERARRLAGRVVELSEFLERVGAEERETGEDGPPRAPAGREAPLRVAYHNGCHMRRLLGVREAPLRALERAGVEAEEPPAADQCCGFGGTFSLVEPSLAAVMADAKLAQVAEKRREGAAALVSADLGCLLHLGGRLRRRGDPWPVVHLAELLELAEEGRLDPAALASASALPAGAPARHPAPAVSATGGEEP, encoded by the coding sequence GTGTCCGGCGAGGCCGGTGCGGCCGGGAACGGCGGCACCGTCGATCTCTTCGTCAGTTGCATGGTCGACCTGTTCCGGCCCCAGGCGGCCGTCGCCGCGCTCCGGCTCCTGGAGCGGCGCGGCTTCCGCGTCCGCTTCCCGGAGCGGCAGACCTGCTGCGGGCAGTTCGCCTTCAACGCCGGCCACGACCGCGAGGCGGCCGAGCTGGGGCGCCGGCTGGTGGCGGCCTTCGAGGAGGCAGGCGATGCGGCTCCGGTGGTGGCGCTCTCCGGCTCCTGCGCCGCCATGGTCCGCGCGGAGCTGCCCGGGCTGCTCGAGCGGGAGGCCCGCGAGCGGGGCGAGAGCGGGGTCGAGGCCTCGTCCTGGGGCGAGCGAGCCCGGCGCCTGGCCGGCCGCGTGGTGGAGCTGAGCGAGTTCCTGGAGCGGGTGGGGGCCGAGGAGCGTGAGACCGGGGAGGACGGTCCGCCCCGCGCGCCGGCGGGGAGGGAGGCGCCCCTCCGCGTCGCCTACCACAACGGCTGTCACATGCGCCGGCTCCTGGGGGTGCGCGAGGCGCCGCTCCGCGCGCTCGAGCGGGCCGGGGTGGAGGCGGAGGAGCCGCCGGCCGCCGACCAGTGCTGCGGCTTCGGCGGCACCTTCTCCCTGGTGGAGCCTTCGCTGGCGGCGGTGATGGCCGACGCCAAGCTGGCCCAGGTGGCCGAGAAACGCCGGGAGGGCGCGGCGGCGCTGGTCAGCGCCGACCTGGGCTGCCTCCTCCACCTGGGCGGGCGCCTCCGGCGGCGGGGAGACCCGTGGCCGGTCGTCCACCTGGCGGAGCTGCTGGAGCTGGCCGAGGAAGGCCGCCTGGACCCCGCCGCCCTCGCCTCCGCCTCGGCGCTGCCGGCCGGGGCGCCGGCGCGGCACCCGGCACCGGCGGTTTCCGCAACGGGGGGCGAGGAGCCGTGA
- a CDS encoding phosphoribosyltransferase family protein yields the protein MNPSSKPERRIELSWQDVERLVVELKPRLLAAGPFDAILCVTRGGLIPAGLISELLDLRNVMAASVVFFCGPWQTERRPLFWQFPSTDDLRGKRLLVVDDVWADGELPMAVKTRAIAAGAKPYVVVLHYRRRQSHFPNDGPDFFAAETDDWLVYPWERLAD from the coding sequence TTGAACCCGTCGTCGAAGCCGGAACGCCGGATCGAACTGAGCTGGCAGGACGTCGAACGCCTGGTGGTGGAGCTGAAGCCGAGGCTACTCGCGGCGGGCCCGTTCGACGCCATCCTCTGTGTGACGCGGGGCGGGCTGATCCCCGCAGGGCTCATCTCGGAGCTGCTCGACCTGCGCAACGTCATGGCGGCTTCGGTCGTCTTCTTCTGTGGCCCGTGGCAGACCGAGCGACGCCCGCTCTTCTGGCAGTTCCCGTCCACCGACGACCTCCGCGGCAAGCGGTTGCTGGTGGTGGACGACGTCTGGGCGGACGGGGAGCTGCCCATGGCGGTCAAGACCCGCGCCATCGCGGCCGGCGCCAAGCCCTACGTGGTGGTCCTCCACTATCGTCGCCGGCAGAGCCACTTCCCCAACGACGGCCCCGACTTCTTCGCCGCCGAGACCGACGACTGGCTGGTTTACCCCTGGGAGCGGCTCGCCGACTGA
- a CDS encoding amino acid permease, with product MNLRTLLRRKPLDFTLRETREGPRLRRTLGAGDLTLFGIGAIIGTGIFVLTGVGAARYAGPGIVLSFLVSGTVAALAALSYAELASMLPIAGSVYTYAYTALGEIIAWVIGWDLILEYVVAASAVAIGWSSYLRDLLASAGLELPRWATSPLVGPAGEPHGLNLPAMAVAAAITWLLVRGTQQGERVNDLVVLVKLAVIGVFLGAGLFHARIRHWQPFLPYGVTGIFRGAAIIFFAYIGFDAVSTAAEEVKDPARDLPRGILASLGVSTLLYVAVSALLTLLVPYDRLDTASPVASALLDVGVRWGAAAVSVGALAGLTSVLLVDIFGQSRIFFAMARDGLLPESFAQVHPRYRTPYRVTILTGLAVAALGGLLPVSDVAQLANIGTLAAFFLVSLGVIVLRLGTLAAFFLVSLGVIVLRRRHPEWKRPFRVPAVPWLPGLAAASSLWLATNLPRLTWIVFTSWLLLGLVLYFLYGRRHSRLAREEAAPGRGREPEPVRPAP from the coding sequence ATGAACCTGCGCACGCTCTTGCGGCGAAAGCCGCTCGACTTCACGCTGCGCGAGACCCGCGAGGGGCCGCGCCTCCGCCGCACCCTGGGCGCGGGGGACCTGACCCTCTTCGGCATCGGCGCCATCATCGGCACGGGCATCTTCGTCCTGACGGGCGTGGGCGCGGCCCGCTACGCGGGTCCCGGCATCGTCCTCTCCTTCCTGGTCTCGGGCACCGTGGCCGCGCTGGCGGCCCTCTCCTACGCCGAACTCGCCTCCATGCTGCCGATCGCCGGGAGCGTCTATACCTACGCGTACACGGCCCTGGGCGAGATCATCGCCTGGGTGATCGGCTGGGACCTCATCCTGGAATACGTGGTGGCGGCCTCGGCGGTGGCCATCGGCTGGTCCAGCTACCTCCGCGACCTGCTGGCCTCGGCCGGCCTCGAACTGCCCAGGTGGGCGACCTCGCCGCTGGTCGGGCCAGCGGGGGAGCCCCACGGCCTCAACCTGCCGGCGATGGCGGTGGCGGCGGCGATCACCTGGCTCCTGGTGCGCGGGACCCAGCAGGGGGAGCGGGTCAACGACCTGGTGGTGCTGGTCAAGCTGGCGGTGATCGGGGTCTTCCTGGGAGCCGGGCTCTTCCACGCGCGCATCCGGCACTGGCAGCCGTTCCTGCCCTACGGCGTCACGGGCATCTTCCGCGGGGCGGCCATCATCTTCTTCGCCTACATCGGCTTCGACGCGGTCTCGACCGCGGCCGAGGAGGTGAAGGATCCGGCCCGTGACCTGCCCAGGGGGATCCTCGCCTCGCTGGGTGTCTCCACCCTGCTCTACGTGGCCGTCTCGGCCCTCCTGACGCTGCTGGTGCCGTACGACCGGCTGGACACCGCCTCGCCGGTGGCCTCGGCGCTGCTCGATGTGGGCGTCCGCTGGGGCGCGGCGGCGGTCTCGGTCGGGGCGCTGGCCGGGTTGACCAGCGTCCTTCTGGTCGACATCTTCGGGCAGAGCCGCATCTTCTTCGCCATGGCCCGGGACGGCCTGCTGCCCGAGTCCTTCGCCCAGGTTCACCCCCGCTACCGGACGCCCTACCGGGTGACGATCCTCACCGGTCTGGCGGTGGCCGCGCTGGGAGGACTGCTCCCCGTCTCCGACGTCGCCCAGCTGGCCAACATCGGCACGCTGGCCGCCTTCTTCCTGGTCTCCCTGGGCGTCATCGTCCTCCGCCTCGGCACGCTGGCCGCCTTCTTCCTGGTCTCCCTGGGCGTCATCGTCCTCCGCCGGCGCCACCCCGAATGGAAGCGGCCCTTCCGCGTCCCCGCCGTCCCGTGGCTGCCCGGGCTGGCGGCCGCATCGTCGCTCTGGCTGGCCACCAACCTGCCCCGCCTGACCTGGATCGTCTTCACCAGCTGGCTTCTCCTGGGGCTCGTCCTCTACTTCCTCTACGGCCGGCGACACAGCCGGCTCGCCCGGGAAGAGGCGGCTCCAGGCCGCGGGCGCGAGCCGGAGCCGGTGCGCCCGGCGCCCTGA
- a CDS encoding OsmC family protein, with protein MAALTATVEWRGGTSFLARAGSGGRVEIRAAGEVQGAGGRTLDELADEASAAPVRPKEAVLAGLGGCTGIDVVSILDKMRQPLEGFAVEIAAEQAESDPKVFTHLRLRYRFTGPLEPARVVRAVRLSEEKYCGVLAMLAQTASVQTEVELNGQELAYEPAEVPARSRAS; from the coding sequence ATGGCGGCACTGACGGCGACGGTGGAGTGGCGGGGCGGTACCAGCTTCCTGGCGCGGGCGGGGAGCGGCGGCCGGGTGGAGATCCGCGCCGCCGGCGAGGTGCAGGGAGCAGGCGGGCGGACGCTGGACGAGCTGGCCGACGAGGCGTCCGCGGCTCCGGTCCGGCCGAAGGAGGCGGTGCTGGCCGGTCTCGGCGGCTGCACCGGGATCGACGTGGTCTCCATCCTCGACAAGATGCGCCAGCCCCTGGAGGGCTTCGCGGTGGAGATCGCGGCCGAGCAGGCCGAGAGCGACCCCAAGGTCTTCACGCACCTGCGCCTGCGCTACCGTTTCACGGGGCCGCTGGAGCCGGCCCGGGTGGTCCGCGCCGTCCGCCTCTCGGAGGAGAAATACTGTGGCGTGCTGGCCATGCTCGCCCAGACCGCTTCGGTTCAGACCGAGGTGGAGTTGAACGGGCAGGAGCTCGCCTACGAGCCGGCCGAGGTGCCGGCGAGAAGCCGCGCTTCCTGA